A window of Streptomyces sp. DG1A-41 contains these coding sequences:
- a CDS encoding DUF349 domain-containing protein, with product MSSDPWGRVDETGTVYVRTADGEQVVGSWQAGSPEEALAYFERKYEGLVVEIGLLEKRVKTTDLSAKDAQAAIDHIREQVDAHHAVGDLDALRVRLDKLTELVEARREERKAQRAKQSDEARKAKESLVAEAEELAQSDQWRAAGERLRALVDTWKGLPRLDRKSDDELWHRFSHARSAFSKRRKQHFAQLDAQREEARRTKERLVAEAEALSNSTDWGATAARYRELMAEWKAAGRAQREHEDDLWNRFRGAQDVFFAARSSVFAERDAEQAENLKLKEELAEEAEKLLPITDLKAARAAFRSINERWEAIGHVPRDARPKVEGRMHAVERALQEAEEAEWRRTNPEARARAEGLTGQLQAAVDKLRGQIEQARAQGNNAKADKLERELEGRQALLDQALKGLQEFGG from the coding sequence GTGAGCAGCGACCCGTGGGGCCGCGTCGACGAGACGGGGACCGTGTACGTGCGTACGGCCGACGGCGAGCAGGTCGTCGGATCCTGGCAGGCAGGCTCCCCCGAGGAGGCGCTGGCCTATTTCGAGCGCAAGTACGAGGGCCTGGTTGTCGAGATCGGCCTCCTCGAGAAGCGAGTGAAGACCACCGACCTGTCGGCGAAGGACGCCCAGGCGGCCATCGACCACATCCGGGAACAGGTCGACGCGCACCACGCGGTGGGCGACCTGGACGCCCTGCGGGTCCGGCTGGACAAGCTCACCGAGTTGGTGGAGGCGCGCCGCGAGGAGCGCAAGGCGCAGCGGGCGAAGCAGTCCGACGAGGCGCGCAAGGCCAAGGAGTCGCTGGTCGCCGAGGCGGAGGAGCTGGCGCAGTCCGACCAGTGGCGGGCAGCCGGTGAGCGGCTGCGGGCTCTGGTGGACACCTGGAAGGGCCTGCCGCGTCTGGACCGCAAGTCCGACGACGAGCTGTGGCACCGGTTCTCGCACGCCCGGTCGGCGTTCTCCAAGCGGCGCAAGCAGCACTTCGCGCAGCTGGACGCGCAGCGCGAGGAGGCGCGGCGGACCAAGGAGCGGCTGGTCGCCGAGGCCGAGGCGCTGTCGAACTCGACGGACTGGGGTGCGACGGCCGCGCGCTACCGCGAGCTGATGGCCGAGTGGAAGGCCGCCGGCCGCGCCCAGCGTGAGCACGAGGACGACCTGTGGAACCGCTTCCGCGGCGCCCAGGACGTCTTCTTCGCCGCGCGCAGCTCGGTCTTCGCCGAGCGGGACGCCGAGCAGGCGGAGAACCTGAAGCTCAAGGAGGAGCTGGCCGAGGAGGCCGAGAAGCTCCTGCCGATCACGGACCTGAAGGCGGCCAGGGCCGCGTTCCGTTCGATCAACGAGCGGTGGGAGGCCATCGGTCATGTGCCGCGTGACGCCCGGCCCAAGGTCGAGGGCCGTATGCACGCGGTCGAGCGGGCCCTCCAGGAGGCGGAGGAGGCCGAGTGGCGCCGGACGAACCCGGAGGCACGCGCGCGTGCCGAGGGTCTGACCGGTCAGCTCCAGGCCGCCGTGGACAAGCTGAGGGGCCAGATCGAGCAGGCCCGGGCGCAGGGCAACAACGCCAAGGCCGACAAGCTCGAGCGTGAGCTCGAGGGCCGCCAGGCGCTGCTGGACCAGGCGCTGAAGGGTCTCCAGGAGTTCGGAGGCTGA
- the relA gene encoding GTP pyrophosphokinase, producing the protein MPDEAQHLTAAKPESASAAAAKPAPNAPHAKNDTRGPVEHAPSAPVDKPAEQSRPKPAPPVRQAAGQPARTGSSNRVRARLARLGVQRANPYNPVLEPLLRIVRSNDPKIETSTLRQIERAYQVAERWHRGQKRKSGDPYITHPLAVTTILAELGMDPATLMAGLLHDTVEDTEYGLDDLRRDFGDVVALLVDGVTKLDKVKFGEAAQAETVRKMVVAMAKDPRVLVIKLADRLHNMRTMRYLKREKQEKKARETLEIYAPLAHRLGMNTIKWELEDLAFAILYPKMYDEIVRLVAERAPKRDEYLAIVTDEVQQDLRAARIKATVTGRPKHYYSVYQKMIVRGRDFAEIYDLVGIRVLVDTVRDCYAALGTVHARWNPVPGRFKDYIAMPKFNMYQSLHTTVIGPGGKPVELQIRTFDMHRRAEYGIAAHWKYKQEAVAGASKVRTDAPRSSGKDKDAINDMAWLRQLLDWQKETEDPGEFLESLRFDLSRNEVFVFTPKGDVIALPAGATPVDFAYAVHTEVGHRTIGARVNGRLVPLESTLDNGDLVEVFTSKAPGAGPSRDWLGFVKSPRARNKIRAWFSKERRDEAIEQGKDAIVRAMRKQNLPIQRILTGDSLVTLAHEMRYADISALYAAIGEGHVSAQNIVQKLVQALGGEEAATEEIDESVPPARGRSRKRRSSADPGVVVKGVEDVWVKLARCCTPVPGDPIIGFVTRGSGVSVHRNDCVNVDSLSREPERILEVEWAPTQSSVFLVAIQVEALDRSRLLSDVTRVLSDQHVNILSAAVQTSRDRVATSRFTFEMGDPKHLGHVLKAVRGVEGVYDVYRVTSARSRS; encoded by the coding sequence TTGCCAGACGAGGCCCAGCACCTGACCGCCGCCAAGCCCGAGTCCGCCTCGGCAGCCGCGGCGAAGCCCGCGCCGAACGCGCCCCACGCGAAGAACGACACCCGCGGGCCGGTCGAGCACGCCCCGTCGGCGCCCGTCGACAAGCCCGCCGAGCAGTCGCGCCCCAAGCCCGCCCCGCCCGTGCGTCAGGCCGCCGGCCAGCCGGCCCGCACCGGCTCCTCCAACCGCGTCCGAGCCCGTCTGGCCCGCCTCGGCGTCCAGCGCGCGAACCCGTACAACCCGGTGCTGGAGCCGTTGCTGCGGATAGTGCGCAGCAACGACCCGAAGATCGAGACGTCGACGCTCCGCCAGATCGAGCGCGCCTACCAGGTCGCCGAGCGCTGGCACCGCGGCCAGAAGCGCAAGAGCGGCGACCCGTACATCACGCACCCCCTCGCCGTGACGACCATCCTCGCCGAGCTGGGCATGGATCCGGCCACCCTGATGGCCGGCCTGCTGCACGACACGGTCGAGGACACCGAGTACGGCCTGGACGACCTGCGCCGCGACTTCGGTGACGTCGTCGCCCTGCTCGTCGACGGCGTCACCAAGCTGGACAAGGTCAAGTTCGGCGAGGCCGCGCAGGCCGAGACCGTGCGCAAGATGGTCGTCGCCATGGCCAAGGACCCGCGCGTCCTGGTCATCAAGCTCGCCGACCGCCTGCACAACATGCGCACCATGCGCTACCTCAAGCGCGAGAAGCAGGAGAAGAAGGCGCGCGAGACCCTGGAGATCTACGCGCCGCTCGCCCACCGCCTGGGCATGAACACCATCAAGTGGGAGCTGGAGGACCTCGCCTTCGCGATCCTCTACCCCAAGATGTACGACGAGATCGTCCGCCTGGTCGCCGAGCGCGCCCCGAAGCGCGACGAGTACCTCGCCATCGTCACCGACGAGGTCCAGCAGGACCTGCGGGCGGCCCGCATCAAGGCGACCGTGACCGGCCGCCCGAAGCACTACTACAGCGTCTACCAGAAGATGATCGTCCGCGGCCGTGACTTCGCGGAGATCTACGACCTGGTGGGCATCCGCGTCCTCGTGGACACCGTCCGCGACTGCTACGCGGCCCTCGGCACGGTGCACGCGCGCTGGAACCCGGTCCCCGGCCGGTTCAAGGACTACATCGCGATGCCCAAGTTCAACATGTACCAGTCGCTGCACACGACGGTCATCGGCCCCGGCGGCAAACCGGTCGAGCTCCAGATCCGCACGTTCGACATGCACCGCCGCGCCGAGTACGGCATCGCCGCGCACTGGAAGTACAAGCAGGAGGCCGTCGCCGGCGCCTCCAAGGTGCGCACGGACGCGCCCAGGTCCTCCGGCAAGGACAAGGACGCCATCAACGACATGGCGTGGCTGCGGCAGCTCCTCGACTGGCAGAAGGAGACCGAGGACCCCGGCGAGTTCCTGGAGTCCCTGCGCTTCGACCTGTCCCGCAACGAGGTCTTCGTCTTCACCCCCAAGGGCGACGTCATAGCGCTCCCCGCCGGTGCCACCCCGGTGGACTTCGCCTACGCGGTCCACACCGAGGTCGGCCACCGCACGATAGGCGCCCGGGTCAACGGCCGGCTGGTCCCGCTGGAGTCCACCCTCGACAACGGCGACCTGGTCGAGGTCTTCACCTCCAAGGCACCCGGCGCCGGTCCCTCGCGCGACTGGCTCGGCTTCGTGAAGTCGCCGCGTGCCCGCAACAAGATCCGCGCCTGGTTCTCCAAGGAACGCCGTGACGAGGCGATCGAGCAGGGCAAGGACGCCATCGTCCGCGCCATGCGCAAGCAGAACCTGCCCATCCAGCGCATCCTCACCGGCGACTCCCTGGTGACCCTCGCGCACGAGATGCGCTACGCGGACATCTCCGCGCTGTACGCGGCGATCGGCGAGGGCCATGTCTCCGCGCAGAACATCGTGCAGAAGCTCGTCCAGGCCCTCGGCGGCGAGGAGGCCGCCACCGAGGAGATCGACGAGTCGGTCCCGCCGGCCCGCGGACGCAGCCGCAAACGCCGCTCCAGCGCCGACCCGGGTGTCGTCGTCAAGGGCGTCGAGGACGTGTGGGTCAAACTGGCCCGCTGTTGTACGCCCGTCCCCGGCGACCCCATCATCGGCTTCGTCACCCGCGGTAGTGGCGTATCGGTTCACCGCAACGACTGCGTGAACGTGGACTCACTGTCCCGCGAGCCCGAGCGCATCCTCGAGGTCGAGTGGGCGCCCACCCAGTCCTCGGTCTTCCTGGTCGCCATCCAGGTCGAGGCCCTGGACCGCTCCCGGCTCCTCTCGGACGTCACCCGCGTGCTGTCCGACCAGCACGTCAACATCCTCTCCGCGGCCGTCCAGACCTCCCGCGACCGCGTCGCCACCTCCCGCTTCACCTTCGAGATGGGCGACCCGAAGCATCTCGGCCATGTGCTGAAGGCGGTCCGGGGCGTGGAGGGCGTCTACGACGTGTACCGGGTGACGTCGGCGCGCAGCAGGTCGTAG
- a CDS encoding adenine phosphoribosyltransferase, with amino-acid sequence MTDIRELLLSRIRDVADYPEPGVMFKDITPLLADPAAFTALTDALADIAERTGATKIVGLEARGFILGAPVAVRAGLGFIPVRKAGKLPGATLAQAYDLEYGSAEIEVHAEDLTADDRVLVVDDVLATGGTAEASVQLIRRAGAEVAGLAVLMELGFLSGRARLEPALDGAPLEALLTVR; translated from the coding sequence ATGACCGACATCAGGGAGCTGCTGCTCAGCCGCATCAGGGACGTGGCGGACTACCCGGAGCCGGGCGTGATGTTCAAGGACATCACCCCGCTCCTGGCGGACCCGGCGGCGTTCACCGCGCTCACCGACGCCCTCGCCGATATCGCCGAGCGCACCGGTGCCACCAAGATCGTCGGCCTGGAGGCCCGGGGCTTCATCCTCGGCGCCCCGGTCGCCGTCCGCGCCGGCCTCGGCTTCATCCCCGTACGCAAGGCGGGCAAGCTCCCCGGAGCCACCCTCGCCCAGGCCTACGACCTGGAGTACGGCTCGGCGGAGATCGAGGTGCACGCCGAGGACCTGACCGCCGACGACCGCGTCCTGGTCGTCGACGACGTCCTCGCCACCGGCGGCACCGCCGAGGCCTCGGTCCAGCTCATCCGCCGGGCCGGTGCCGAGGTCGCGGGTCTCGCCGTCCTCATGGAGCTCGGCTTCCTGAGCGGCCGCGCCCGCCTGGAACCGGCTCTCGACGGTGCTCCGCTGGAGGCGCTGCTCACGGTCCGGTAG
- the secF gene encoding protein translocase subunit SecF: MSKLGNLGARLHRGEVGYDFVKNRKIWYGLSILITITAIVGLAVRGLNMGIEFEGGAVFNTPKNTSASVSRAEEYAEQASGHDAIVQKLGDGSLRIQVAGIDTDAANKIKNTLADDLKVDSEQINAELVGPSWGEQIANKAWQGLGIFLVLVVIYLAIAFEWRMALAAFVALIHDITITVGIYALVGFEVTPGTVIGLLTILGYSLYDTVVVFDSLKEQTKDITKQTRWTYSDIANRSINSTLVRSINTTVVALLPVAGLLFIGGGVLGAGMLNDISLSLFVGLAAGAYSSIFIATPLVADLKEREPQLKALRKRVLAKRAQSAAKGETEVHGDDESYDGEPEDAAPAVVGPRNQPASRTRGRGRPSGKRR; the protein is encoded by the coding sequence ATGTCGAAACTCGGCAACCTCGGCGCCCGGCTGCACCGTGGCGAGGTCGGCTACGACTTCGTCAAGAACCGCAAGATCTGGTACGGCCTGTCCATCCTGATCACCATCACGGCCATCGTCGGCCTGGCGGTCCGCGGCCTGAACATGGGCATCGAGTTCGAGGGCGGCGCCGTCTTCAACACCCCGAAGAACACCAGCGCTTCGGTGTCCCGGGCGGAGGAGTACGCGGAACAGGCCTCCGGCCACGACGCGATCGTCCAGAAGCTGGGTGACGGCAGTCTGCGCATTCAGGTCGCCGGCATCGACACCGACGCGGCGAACAAGATCAAGAACACGCTCGCCGACGACCTCAAGGTCGACTCGGAGCAGATCAACGCCGAACTGGTCGGCCCCAGCTGGGGCGAGCAGATCGCGAACAAGGCCTGGCAGGGCCTCGGCATCTTCCTGGTCCTCGTGGTGATCTACCTGGCGATCGCCTTCGAGTGGCGCATGGCGCTCGCCGCGTTCGTCGCACTGATCCACGACATCACCATCACGGTCGGCATCTACGCCCTTGTCGGCTTCGAGGTCACACCGGGTACGGTCATCGGTCTGCTGACCATCCTCGGCTACTCGCTCTACGACACGGTCGTGGTCTTCGACAGCCTCAAGGAACAGACGAAGGACATCACCAAACAGACCCGCTGGACCTACAGCGACATCGCCAACCGCTCGATCAACAGCACCCTGGTCCGCTCCATCAACACCACGGTGGTCGCGCTGCTGCCGGTGGCGGGCCTGCTGTTCATCGGTGGCGGTGTCCTCGGCGCCGGCATGCTGAACGACATCTCGCTGTCGCTGTTCGTCGGCCTGGCCGCCGGTGCGTACTCCTCGATCTTCATCGCCACGCCGCTCGTCGCCGACCTCAAGGAGCGCGAGCCGCAGCTGAAGGCCCTGAGGAAGCGCGTCCTCGCCAAGCGGGCCCAGTCCGCCGCCAAGGGCGAGACCGAGGTCCACGGCGACGACGAGTCGTACGACGGCGAGCCCGAGGACGCCGCACCCGCGGTCGTCGGTCCGCGCAACCAGCCCGCGTCCCGCACCCGGGGCCGTGGCCGTCCCTCGGGGAAGCGCCGATGA
- the secD gene encoding protein translocase subunit SecD: MATPKKGRNASAQSKPGRSLALILIAIAALTGGMFASGHTTPRLGIDLAGGTSITLRAVPEAGNEAAINKTNMDTAVSIMERRVNGLGVQEAEVQTQGRDNIIVNIPKGTNSEQARKQVGTTAKLYFRPVIATEVSGGGGAASPSPSPTGSPSDQPSGKATDKPEATDKGSASPSASPSTQGRAVTDALKADATPSASASDKAKASPSASATGGAAGDDPSKLQEQYAKLDCTNEKTRSTVGDGVKASQPTLACGKNAQGQWQKYILGPAEVDGTDVDKAQAVLNTQTGAGWTVTMDFTDGGAKKFADITGKLAQNQSPQNQFAIVLDGDVVSDPYVRQALTGGNAEISGNFTQQSAQELANMLSYGALPLTFKVDSMTTVTAALGGDQLNAGLIAGAIGLALVVIYLLAYYRGLSFIAILSLLVSAALTYTLMALLGPTIGFALNLPAVCGAIVAIGITADSFIVYFERVRDEIREGRSLRPAVERAWPRARRTILVSDFVSFLAAAVLFIVTVGKVQGFAFTLGLTTLLDVVVVFLFTKPLLTLMARRPFFANGHKWSGLDPKSLGAQPPLRRTRRPAVPVDPKEA, translated from the coding sequence GTGGCCACACCTAAAAAGGGCCGGAACGCGAGCGCCCAGAGCAAGCCGGGGCGCTCGCTGGCCCTGATTCTGATCGCCATCGCGGCGCTCACCGGTGGGATGTTCGCCTCGGGGCACACCACCCCGCGTCTCGGTATCGACCTGGCCGGCGGCACCAGCATCACGCTCCGCGCGGTCCCCGAGGCCGGCAACGAAGCGGCGATCAACAAGACCAACATGGACACCGCCGTCTCCATCATGGAGCGCCGTGTCAACGGTCTGGGCGTCCAGGAGGCCGAGGTCCAGACGCAGGGCCGGGACAACATCATCGTCAACATCCCCAAGGGCACGAATTCCGAGCAGGCGCGCAAGCAGGTCGGCACCACCGCCAAGCTCTACTTCCGCCCGGTCATCGCGACCGAGGTCTCCGGCGGCGGTGGCGCGGCCAGCCCCTCGCCGAGCCCCACGGGAAGCCCCTCGGACCAGCCGTCCGGCAAGGCCACCGACAAGCCCGAGGCCACCGACAAGGGCTCCGCCTCCCCGTCCGCCTCTCCCAGCACCCAGGGCCGCGCGGTCACGGACGCGCTGAAGGCCGACGCGACGCCGTCCGCGAGCGCCTCGGACAAGGCGAAGGCCAGCCCCTCCGCCTCCGCGACCGGCGGCGCAGCCGGCGACGACCCGAGCAAGCTCCAGGAGCAGTACGCCAAGCTCGACTGCACCAACGAGAAGACCCGCTCCACCGTGGGCGACGGCGTCAAGGCCTCCCAGCCCACCCTGGCCTGCGGCAAGAACGCGCAGGGTCAGTGGCAGAAGTACATCCTCGGCCCCGCCGAGGTCGACGGCACCGACGTCGACAAGGCCCAGGCCGTCCTGAACACCCAGACCGGTGCGGGCTGGACGGTCACGATGGACTTCACCGACGGGGGCGCCAAGAAGTTCGCGGACATCACCGGCAAGCTGGCGCAGAACCAGTCTCCGCAGAACCAGTTCGCGATCGTCCTGGACGGTGACGTGGTTTCCGACCCGTACGTGCGGCAGGCCCTGACCGGCGGCAATGCGGAGATCTCCGGCAACTTCACCCAGCAGTCCGCCCAGGAACTCGCCAACATGCTGTCGTACGGTGCGCTGCCGCTGACCTTCAAGGTGGACAGCATGACGACGGTGACCGCCGCGCTCGGCGGTGACCAGCTGAACGCCGGCCTGATCGCAGGCGCGATCGGTCTCGCGCTGGTCGTCATCTATCTGCTGGCCTACTACCGCGGCCTGTCGTTCATCGCGATCCTCTCGCTGCTGGTGTCCGCCGCGCTCACCTACACGCTCATGGCCCTGCTCGGCCCGACCATCGGCTTCGCGCTGAACCTGCCGGCCGTGTGCGGTGCCATCGTCGCGATCGGCATCACCGCGGACTCGTTCATCGTGTACTTCGAACGCGTCCGCGACGAGATCCGGGAGGGTCGCTCGCTGCGCCCCGCCGTCGAGCGGGCCTGGCCGCGTGCCCGGCGCACCATCCTGGTCTCCGACTTCGTGTCGTTCCTCGCCGCCGCGGTGCTCTTCATCGTCACCGTCGGCAAGGTCCAGGGCTTCGCGTTCACGCTCGGCCTGACCACCCTGCTCGACGTGGTCGTCGTGTTCCTCTTCACCAAGCCGCTGCTGACGCTGATGGCCCGCCGCCCGTTCTTCGCGAACGGCCACAAGTGGTCCGGCCTCGACCCGAAGAGCCTGGGGGCGCAGCCACCGCTGCGCCGCACCCGCCGTCCCGCCGTCCCCGTCGACCCCAAGGAGGCCTGA
- the yajC gene encoding preprotein translocase subunit YajC: MSLLTLLPFIVLIGAMFLMTRSAKKKQQQAVEMRNQMQPGSGVRTIGGMYATVKEVNEDTVLVDAGPGVELLFAKNAIGAVLTDDEYNRIVHGIEHDLKSDADIVPDDASSLTETGDSAADATADDKAVDLGKKDAADEPADDAPAGEAKTDEEPKKTDGDSEAK; the protein is encoded by the coding sequence GTGAGTCTCCTGACCCTCCTCCCGTTCATCGTGCTCATCGGGGCCATGTTCCTGATGACCCGGTCGGCCAAGAAGAAGCAGCAGCAGGCCGTGGAGATGCGGAACCAAATGCAGCCCGGCAGCGGTGTGCGCACCATCGGGGGCATGTACGCCACGGTCAAGGAGGTGAACGAGGACACCGTCCTCGTCGACGCCGGTCCGGGCGTCGAGCTCCTCTTCGCCAAGAACGCCATCGGTGCCGTCCTCACCGACGACGAGTACAACCGCATCGTCCACGGCATCGAGCACGACCTGAAGTCCGACGCCGACATCGTCCCGGACGACGCCTCCTCCCTCACCGAGACCGGTGACTCCGCCGCCGACGCCACCGCTGACGACAAGGCCGTCGACCTCGGCAAGAAGGACGCGGCCGACGAGCCGGCCGACGACGCCCCGGCCGGCGAGGCGAAGACGGACGAAGAGCCGAAGAAGACCGACGGCGACTCCGAGGCGAAGTAG